The genomic interval TGAAGAGATGGCGCGGCTGGGGTGATGGGGTAAGGCCTGAGGGGCTGCTTGGCAGCCCTTGTGGCGTGCCATCAATGGGCCATCAATGATAGCTGGAATCTGGCCACTGAAAAGCGGCTAATCATATTAAATCGAAGCAAGAAAAGCCGAACTTACTTCGAGCGCTCTAGTGTTAAACATCTAAATAATTCCTCTTTAAAACGACGCAAAAAAGTGTCTGTGTAAAGTTTGCGTAACGCCTGCAACTTTAAAAAATACGACTATCGTGATCATTAACCGGGCCACCCCCTGGGCCCGTCGTGTATCCGATGGAGTACTTATGAGCAGAGTGACTCTTGCTGCTGTTGTATCGGCGTGCGTCTGCGCCGTGCCAACCGTTTGCGATGCGACTTCTCACACTGCACCGGCTTTTGCGTTTGGCTTACAGGGAAGCTACACCGAACAGGAATTCACCGGGCACGGTAAAACCGACACGGAACATATGCCAGAAGGCGGCGCATTCATTAACTTCGGCAATAAAATGACGTCAACCGACGGGTTCATTTATCAGGCAGAACTCAGCGGCCTCTATAGCAAGCACCAGAACCAGAAGGTCAAGGACGCGCAGGCCGACCTCGACTTGGGCTGGCGTATTACGCTGGCTGAGCGCCATTCCGTCGACCTGCTGGTGGGCGGCGGTTACAAATGGAACCGCCTGCAGCCGAACAACCGCAAGTACGACATCGACCTCACCAACCGCACGCCTTTTGCCAAGGTGGCGCTGGGTTACAACTACCGGTTCGACACCGCGACCCTACGTTTCGAAGCCGGCATGCGTAAGCTGATCAATGGTGATTCGCAATTGGAGATCCATGGCATCAGCAACGAGAAAGTGGACTTGAAAGATGGCACTCATCCGTTTGCTGAAATGAGCCTGCTGTTCAATCAGGACGGGATGATACCGGTGATTGCCTCGTTGTATTACAGCCGCTTTGAATATGAGTTGGACGGGCAGTTTGCAATGACCCCAACGGATACTCAGGTGCAGGATGAATACGGTATAAAACTTGGCGTCAGTTTTTAATCTTGCACACGCAAGGGTTTTGCAATAATTAATGAAGTGACCCTGAGCCAACCGCCAGGCGCAATCCTTGTAGGAGCAGCCTTGTGCTGCGAAGAGGCCGGTGCCAGCACAATCGATCTTCGCTGCTGCCACTGGCGTCTTCGCAGCACAAGGCTGCTCCTACAGGTGTCTGTGCTGACCGAAGGAATAACTGAACACACGCAAGGGCTTTCGCCAGGCGCAGTCCCTTGTAGGAGCAGCCTTGTGCTGCGAAGAGGCCGGTGCCAGCACAATCAATTTTCGCTGCTGCCACTGGCGTCTTCGCAGCACAAGGCTGCTCCTACAGGTCGGTGCTAAGCGAAGGAATAACTGAGCGCACGCAAGGGCTTTCGCCTGGCGCAGTCCCTTGTAGGAGCAGCCTTGCGCTGCGAAGAGGCCGGTGCCAGCACAATCAATTTTCGTTGCTGCCACTGGCGTCTTCGCAGCACAAGGCTGCTCCTACGGGTCGGTGCTGACCGACGGGATAACTGCCTCAAATATGCGGCGGCTCATAGGCATTCAGCTGCTCCACAAACCGCCAATGGCTCTTCTTGTCAAAACCCATCCAGCGCTTCAGGCGGATGTCCCAGCGCATGTGATGGTTGGCAATCCACGGCAGGGCAAACAGGTGCGCCCCGCGCCAAGGGATGAACGGGTTGCGCCGCAAGCTGGCGTAAATTTCTACCCGGTGGCTGGCCTGGTGGCTGGCGCAGCGGGCATGGAAGCCGGATGTATCGGCCACCACCAGGGTATTGGCAGGCACCGCAAAGCGGCGCGGCTGCGGCAGGCCCAGGGCGGCGAGGTCGGGTGTGTCGATACGGAACGAGCCCTCGCGGTGCATCTGCTCGGTCGAGCGGGCAGCGCCCAGGCTTTGCTGATACTCCCACGCCAGGCGCTCGGGCGTCAGGCGGTGCGACCCCGGCACATAACTGAACGGCCCCTGGTCGTCGGCCACGTCATCCAGGAATAACCACGCCTTGGCGGTGGGGTGGAAGGTGTCTGCGTGCAGGCGAGTTTGCGGGTCTTGGTCGGCATTGGCAGCATCGATGATGATCGACTGCAGCTGATAGGTAATGCCGCCCGTGTTGGACGATGCATAGGCAATCAGGTCGCGTACCCCACGGTCCGCCACAAACGCCGCACTGGCCGGGTTGCTGGCCAGCACATCCTGATCAAGGCTGACCCGGCGGGTAACCGCACGCCCTTGGCGCATCTCCCAACCCGTGCTGCGCAAGGCACCCAACTCGGCGCGCAACGCCGCGAACTGGTCAGCGGGCAGGGCGTTTTCGCGGATGAAAAACCCGTTTTCTTCAAAATGCGCACGCTCGCCGGCATCCAGGCGCGAGGCCAGGGCCTGGCGACGGTAGCTGGCCATGGCCATCGCCAATTGGCGACGCTGCACATGCAGGCCAAGCGCATTGAGCCGCGCACTGCCGAGCACCGGGTTGTTCTCGAACGATTTCGCGTGGGTGGCCAGTTGCATGCAATGCCAGGGGAGCGCCGCATAGCGGCCGATGTCCTTGATCGATACGGGCATGTTCTAGTCCTTTGATGGGGCCAGTGGCCGGCCGCAGCCGAGCATGGTCCGGGAGTAATTGAGCAGCGGCGCCACGCGCCGGTGTTCGGCCAACCGCGCAGGGCGCGGCATCGACAGGCAAGCGAGGGCGTGCCAGGCATCGCAGGGCAAGTCTTGCTGAACGTCGGCATAGCTCGCATAGCGCATCAAGGCGCCGGCTACCAACTGGTCCAGGGTCAGGCGCCGGGTGCGGCGCGGCAGCGGCTGGTGGTCGTGGGTCAACCCCCAGCCGGCGTAGAACGGTGTGCCGTAGGTCACCACCGGCACGCCGCGCAGCAGCGCTTCGAAGCCAGCGGTGGAGCTCAAGGTGTGCAGCGCATCGACCTGGCCGTAGAGGCTGGCGATATCGACACCGCCCAACACCTGGTCAGCCAGGCCCGTCAGTAGCGCCGGGGCAACCTGGCCCTGGCGCTTGCCGGCCTCGACGTCCGGGTGGGGTTTGTAGATGATCCAGGCGTCCGGCAACTGCGCGCGCACCCGTTGCAGCAGGCGCAGGTTGCAGCCTGCGCCGCCGCCACTGCACAGCGCCGAAGCGTCATCTTCGACCTGGCCCACCACCAGCACCCGTGCTTGGCCCGGCTGGCCCAGCAACGGCGGCACTGGCCCGCTGCGCAGGTTGAACTTGCTGGTGCCGCTGGCGACGATCTGCGCCCTTAACTGCGCGGCTTCGGCCAGGCTGGCGTCGTCGAAGTCGGTATTGAGCAGCAGCCATTCCAGGTCACTGTCCGACGCGGCGTCATAGTGAATGCCGCCACGGTCCAGCACCAACGACAGGGCCGGGCTGTTACTCACCCCCAACCCCGTGGACCGCATGAAGCCGTCCTCGACCCGCCAGATCGGCACCCCCTGCTGGCGCGCGCGTTCAGCCAGGCTGGCGGGCTCCCGCGCCGCCCACACCAGCAGCCGGCCGTTTTCTGCCGCCACCTGCTGCACCAGTTGCGGGCTATCCACGGTAAAGCGCAGCTGGCCCCAGCGGCTGGCAAAGAAGCGGCGAATGTTGTGCTGCTTGTGGCGCTTGACCCCCAGCACCGTGGTAGGCCCGGCAAATTCAGTGTCGCGTGCCTTTTTGCGCGCCAGCTGGCGAGCGACGGTCAGCGCATCGGTCAGCTGGCCGGTGAGCGGGTCGACATAGCGGCAATAACGGATGTACGCCGCCGCCACCAGTTGCTCCAGGCTGGGCCGCGCCTGGCGGCGGGGGATGGGCATGCGATCGTCGGTCAGGCCCCAGCCAGCGTAAAACGGCAGCCCGAAGCAGGTCACCGCCACGCCCTGAATCAACGCCTCGAGCCCAGCCTGGCTGGTGCCCACATACACCCGCTGCGCCCGCTTGGCCAACGACGCCCACGCCACTGGCCGTGCCTCCAGCGGCACGCCCCGGGCTTGCGCGGCGGCCAGCAGGCAGCTGGGTTTCTGCCCGCCCAGGCAGTCCGGGTGAATACGTACCCGCACATCGGCATCAGGGTGCTCGGCCAAAGCGACATCGAGCATGCGCACGTAGTCCGCTTCGCACAAACCGCCACCGGGGATCGAATAGTCGCCCGCCGTCTGGTCAACCACCAGCACCAACGGCCGCTCACGGCCCAGCGGGTCGTCTGCGGGCAGGTCCTGGGCATTGTTGTACTTGCCGATGCCCGTGCTGCGCATCAGCGAGATCAGTGCGTGCGCGCACTCCAGCTCATGCTCGGTCAGCGCCTCGGGCTGTTGCAGGATGTTCTCGAGCAGCGAAGGCCGGTCTGCCAGGTAGTGAATACCTATCGGGTCGACCACCATCGACATCGGCGTGTCGCCTTCGATGCCCAGCGACGAAGACCGTAAAAAACCGTCCTCCAGCGCGATATAAGGCAGCCCCCAGCGCTGGCACAACACGCGCGCCTGCGCAGAAGACTGTTTGTAGCCGATGCCGGCAATCGCCTTGAGCCCCTTCGGTGCCTTGCTACCCCGGCGCCAGAGCCAGAAGGGCGGGCCCTC from Pseudomonas kermanshahensis carries:
- a CDS encoding phytanoyl-CoA dioxygenase family protein, with the protein product MPVSIKDIGRYAALPWHCMQLATHAKSFENNPVLGSARLNALGLHVQRRQLAMAMASYRRQALASRLDAGERAHFEENGFFIRENALPADQFAALRAELGALRSTGWEMRQGRAVTRRVSLDQDVLASNPASAAFVADRGVRDLIAYASSNTGGITYQLQSIIIDAANADQDPQTRLHADTFHPTAKAWLFLDDVADDQGPFSYVPGSHRLTPERLAWEYQQSLGAARSTEQMHREGSFRIDTPDLAALGLPQPRRFAVPANTLVVADTSGFHARCASHQASHRVEIYASLRRNPFIPWRGAHLFALPWIANHHMRWDIRLKRWMGFDKKSHWRFVEQLNAYEPPHI
- a CDS encoding capsular polysaccharide biosynthesis protein; its protein translation is MNRIEAPAAVTLQALVDGPGWVGIMSQWVAWKVLHLPQFLGPEGPPFWLWRRGSKAPKGLKAIAGIGYKQSSAQARVLCQRWGLPYIALEDGFLRSSSLGIEGDTPMSMVVDPIGIHYLADRPSLLENILQQPEALTEHELECAHALISLMRSTGIGKYNNAQDLPADDPLGRERPLVLVVDQTAGDYSIPGGGLCEADYVRMLDVALAEHPDADVRVRIHPDCLGGQKPSCLLAAAQARGVPLEARPVAWASLAKRAQRVYVGTSQAGLEALIQGVAVTCFGLPFYAGWGLTDDRMPIPRRQARPSLEQLVAAAYIRYCRYVDPLTGQLTDALTVARQLARKKARDTEFAGPTTVLGVKRHKQHNIRRFFASRWGQLRFTVDSPQLVQQVAAENGRLLVWAAREPASLAERARQQGVPIWRVEDGFMRSTGLGVSNSPALSLVLDRGGIHYDAASDSDLEWLLLNTDFDDASLAEAAQLRAQIVASGTSKFNLRSGPVPPLLGQPGQARVLVVGQVEDDASALCSGGGAGCNLRLLQRVRAQLPDAWIIYKPHPDVEAGKRQGQVAPALLTGLADQVLGGVDIASLYGQVDALHTLSSTAGFEALLRGVPVVTYGTPFYAGWGLTHDHQPLPRRTRRLTLDQLVAGALMRYASYADVQQDLPCDAWHALACLSMPRPARLAEHRRVAPLLNYSRTMLGCGRPLAPSKD